One Tursiops truncatus isolate mTurTru1 chromosome 3, mTurTru1.mat.Y, whole genome shotgun sequence DNA segment encodes these proteins:
- the NFILZ gene encoding NFIL3 like protein, whose protein sequence is MPEEKKDTVYWEKRRKNNEAAKRSREKRRLNDAALEGRLDALLEENALLRTELRALKHRFGLLPPTGGTWTLPTLLWESPWAGDPHPRAEQLPSLPASHGCLLRPCSLDAGVPGCWGCLVAASWTGLATSPRSLQDPEPPTPKRMDMALQSSLPAAFFSCHPLDRHEGPRPELRPCWRLWSPIPPGCRASGCSDVLLTPSVDPVGLPPGVAFPVPGKDPEGLAQPSLPHKLRIKPQASGRVPWG, encoded by the coding sequence ATGCCAGAAGAGAAGAAGGATACGGTTTACTGGGAGAAGCGGAGGAAGAACAACGAAGCGGCCAAGAGATCCCGGGAGAAGCGACGTCTCAATGACGCGGCCCTAGAGGGCAGGCTGGACGCATTGCTCGAGGAGAACGCTCTGCTCAGGACTGAGCTACGGGCTCTCAAACATCGCTTTGGCCTCCTGCCCCCCACTGGTGGTACCTGGACCCTGCCCACTCTGCTATGGGAGTCGCCCTGGGCTGGAGACCCCCACCCTAGGGCTGAACAGCTCCCCTCTCTTCCCGCTTCCCATGGCTGCCTCTTGAGACCGTGTTCCTTGGACGCTGGGGTTCCAGGATGCTGGGGCTGCCTGGTGGCTGCCAGCTGGACTGGCCTGGCCACTTCCCCCAGGTCCCTCCAGGACCCTGAACCCCCTACCCCCAAGAGAATGGACATGGCCTTGCAGAGTTCCCTTCCAGCTGCCTTCTTCAGCTGTCACCCCCTGGATAGACATGAGGGGCCCAGACCCGAGCTCAGGCCCTGCTGGAGGCTGTGGTCACCCATACCCCCTGGTTGCCGGGCCTCAGGGTGCTCAGATGTGTTGCTGACGCCCAGTGTTGATCCCGTGGGGTTGCCTCCTGGGGTGGCCTTCCCGGTCCCTGGGAAGGATCCAGAGGGTCTGGCtcagccctccctgccccacaaaTTGCGTATCAAGCCCCAAGCCTCAGGCAGAGTACCTTGGGGCTAG